From the genome of Bacteroides sp. MSB163, one region includes:
- a CDS encoding T9SS type A sorting domain-containing protein, with protein sequence MKLKFILLLINLGLATSIFSQSFSYLYDAAGNRVTRMQVATRSFVLQKNEVNVVLSEGLLEQKAIKLFPNPMQTELTVLLSELFEPGYGEVFLYDLQGRLLLRQDVTSIRTILQLDSFVSGTYLLKLVFGSRQSIWKIIKE encoded by the coding sequence ATGAAATTGAAATTTATTTTGCTCTTAATCAACTTAGGATTGGCCACTTCCATTTTCTCACAATCTTTTTCGTATTTGTATGATGCTGCCGGTAACAGGGTTACTCGAATGCAAGTAGCTACGCGTTCTTTTGTTCTTCAAAAAAACGAGGTAAATGTTGTTTTGTCGGAAGGACTGTTGGAACAGAAAGCAATTAAGCTCTTTCCTAATCCAATGCAAACGGAGTTGACTGTTCTGTTAAGTGAACTCTTTGAGCCGGGTTACGGCGAGGTTTTCCTGTACGATTTGCAAGGTCGACTATTGTTAAGACAGGATGTGACTTCTATACGAACTATCCTTCAGCTTGATAGCTTTGTGTCGGGTACATATTTGCTGAAGTTGGTCTTTGGTTCAAGGCAATCTATATGGAAAATTATTAAAGAATAG
- the mraZ gene encoding division/cell wall cluster transcriptional repressor MraZ — MIRFLGNIEAKTDAKGRVFIPAGFRRQLQSASEERLVLRKDVFQDCLVLYPESVWFKTQNQLRRRLNKWNAKHQDIFRQFVSDAEIMIPDGNGRILLPKRYLQMAGIQSDVRFIGMDNTIEIWAKEKTEQPFVSPEEFSEALQDILGDEDDWEEEEEND, encoded by the coding sequence ATGATACGTTTTTTGGGCAATATAGAAGCGAAGACCGACGCAAAGGGACGTGTATTTATCCCCGCCGGCTTTCGGAGGCAACTGCAATCCGCTTCCGAAGAAAGGCTAGTGCTGCGCAAAGACGTATTCCAAGATTGCCTGGTACTCTATCCAGAAAGCGTTTGGTTCAAGACGCAAAACCAATTAAGGAGGCGATTGAACAAATGGAACGCAAAACACCAAGACATTTTCCGGCAATTTGTGAGCGATGCGGAAATCATGATTCCCGACGGGAACGGACGCATCCTTCTGCCCAAACGTTACCTGCAAATGGCCGGCATACAGAGCGATGTACGTTTTATTGGTATGGATAATACAATAGAGATCTGGGCAAAAGAGAAAACCGAACAGCCATTCGTCAGTCCGGAAGAGTTCAGCGAAGCATTGCAGGACATTCTGGGAGATGAGGATGATTGGGAGGAAGAGGAAGAGAATGATTAA
- the rsmH gene encoding 16S rRNA (cytosine(1402)-N(4))-methyltransferase RsmH has product MNEELTYHVPVLLMPSVDGMNIRPDGTYVDVTFGGGGHSREILSRLGDGGRLLGFDQDEDAEQNIVDNPHFIFVRSNFRYLHNFLRYHDIEEVDAILADLGVSSHHFDDSERGFSFRFDGALDMRMNKRAGDTAADIINTYNEERLADIFYLYGELKNSRKLASVLVKARAGQKVTTIGEFLEIIKPLFGREREKKELAKVFQALRIEVNQEMEALKEMLYAATEALKPGGRLVVITYHSLEDRMVKNMMKTGNVEGKMEKDFFGNVQTPFRLVNNKVIVPDEAEIERNPRSRSAKLRIAEKK; this is encoded by the coding sequence ATGAATGAAGAATTGACATATCATGTACCGGTGCTGTTGATGCCGAGTGTGGACGGAATGAATATCCGCCCGGATGGGACGTATGTAGACGTCACTTTCGGCGGAGGAGGACATTCACGCGAAATACTGTCACGATTGGGAGACGGCGGACGGTTACTGGGATTTGACCAGGACGAAGATGCCGAACAGAATATCGTGGATAATCCGCATTTCATTTTTGTACGCAGCAATTTCCGCTACCTGCATAACTTCCTACGCTACCATGATATAGAAGAAGTAGATGCGATACTTGCCGATCTAGGTGTGTCCTCACACCACTTCGATGATAGCGAGCGGGGATTCTCATTCCGCTTTGACGGGGCACTGGATATGCGTATGAACAAACGTGCAGGAGACACTGCGGCGGACATTATCAATACTTATAATGAAGAGCGCTTGGCAGATATCTTCTATTTGTACGGTGAACTGAAAAACAGCCGCAAATTGGCATCCGTACTCGTAAAGGCACGCGCCGGACAAAAAGTAACAACTATCGGTGAGTTTCTGGAAATCATCAAGCCACTTTTCGGCCGGGAACGGGAGAAAAAAGAACTGGCAAAAGTCTTCCAGGCATTGCGTATCGAAGTAAATCAGGAAATGGAAGCGCTGAAAGAGATGTTGTATGCAGCAACCGAGGCGCTGAAACCAGGTGGAAGACTGGTAGTAATCACGTATCACTCGCTGGAAGACAGAATGGTGAAGAATATGATGAAAACCGGAAACGTAGAAGGCAAGATGGAAAAAGATTTCTTTGGAAATGTACAGACACCTTTCCGGCTGGTGAACAATAAGGTGATTGTACCGGACGAAGCGGAGATAGAACGAAATCCGAGATCGCGAAGTGCAAAACTGAGAATAGCGGAGAAGAAGTGA
- a CDS encoding FtsL-like putative cell division protein, translated as MEEKQVNEKTEKAEKAKKAKNRTSLKNIIGGDILATDFFRRQTKLLVLIMVLILFYIHNRYACQQQMIEIDKLKKELIDIKYDALTRSSELMEKSRQSRIEEYIATKESDLQTSTNPPYLIK; from the coding sequence ATGGAAGAAAAACAGGTAAATGAGAAAACAGAGAAAGCGGAAAAGGCGAAGAAAGCTAAAAATCGCACGTCTCTGAAGAACATCATTGGTGGTGATATTCTGGCAACGGATTTTTTCCGTCGTCAGACCAAATTGCTTGTGCTGATAATGGTGCTGATACTGTTTTACATACACAACCGTTATGCTTGTCAGCAACAAATGATAGAGATTGATAAACTGAAAAAAGAACTGATTGACATTAAATATGATGCCCTCACCCGTAGCTCGGAGTTGATGGAAAAAAGTCGCCAGTCACGCATTGAGGAATACATTGCAACCAAGGAGAGTGACTTACAGACCTCAACCAATCCACCGTATTTGATTAAGTAA
- a CDS encoding penicillin-binding protein, with protein MTRYFFVVLVMGLLGIAIVVKAAIIMFAERQYWQDVADRFIKENVTVKPNRGNILSSDGKLMASSLPEYRIYMDFKAGGVTKDTMLVNHMNEICEGLHKIFPDKSAAEFKSHLQKGRKKGSRNYLIYPRRISYIQYKEAKRLPVFNLNKYKGGFHEQVYNQRKKPFGSLAARTLGDLYADTAQGAKNGIELSFDTLLKGRDGITHRQKVMNKYLNIVDIAPVDGCDIISTLDVGMQDICEKALVDKLKEINATVGVAVLMEVQTGEVKAIVNMMKANDGNYYEMRNNAISDMMEPGSTFKTASIMVALEDGKITPETEVDTGNGIMMMYGSKMRDHNWHRGGYGKINVTRILEVSSNVGVSYLIDKHYKDNPQKYVDGLKRMSIDQPLHLQISGEGKPNIKGPKERYFAKTTLPWMSIGYETQVPPLNILTFYNAIANNGVMIRPKFVKAAVKDGEVIEEYPTEVINPKICSDRTLTQIRDILEKVVSQGLAKPAGSKQFSVAGKTGTAQVSQGTAGYKNGRVNYLVSFCGYFPADAPKYSCIVSIQKPGLPASGGLMAGSVFGKIAERVYAKNLRFDIRSAIDSTSNVIPPVKAGEMNEAFQVLNSLKVPVQKQFTSKKGQEAWGHTQAAPNAVILQGKDGANPDLVPSVIGMGAKDAVYLLESKGLKVKLNGIGKVRNQSIPGGNRVVKGQTVTLALH; from the coding sequence ATGACCCGCTACTTCTTTGTAGTCCTCGTAATGGGGCTGCTGGGAATAGCTATTGTCGTAAAAGCCGCAATTATCATGTTTGCAGAGCGACAATACTGGCAGGATGTAGCCGACCGTTTCATAAAAGAGAACGTAACGGTAAAGCCTAATCGTGGTAATATTCTTTCATCCGACGGCAAACTAATGGCAAGTTCCTTGCCGGAATATCGCATCTATATGGACTTTAAGGCAGGTGGTGTAACCAAAGATACCATGCTGGTGAATCATATGAACGAAATTTGCGAAGGACTGCATAAGATATTCCCCGATAAAAGTGCCGCTGAATTTAAGTCACACTTACAGAAAGGGCGTAAGAAGGGCAGCCGTAATTATCTGATTTATCCGAGACGCATTTCGTATATCCAGTATAAAGAAGCAAAACGTTTGCCTGTATTCAATCTGAACAAGTACAAAGGTGGCTTCCACGAGCAGGTTTATAATCAACGTAAGAAGCCATTCGGATCATTGGCAGCCCGTACATTGGGCGATCTTTATGCCGATACTGCACAAGGTGCAAAAAATGGTATCGAGTTGTCATTCGACACCTTATTGAAAGGTCGCGACGGCATCACCCATCGCCAGAAGGTGATGAACAAGTACCTGAATATCGTAGATATAGCCCCCGTAGACGGTTGCGACATTATCTCAACCCTCGATGTAGGCATGCAGGATATCTGCGAGAAAGCATTGGTAGACAAGTTGAAGGAAATTAATGCCACTGTAGGTGTGGCAGTACTCATGGAAGTACAGACCGGCGAAGTGAAAGCCATCGTCAACATGATGAAAGCCAACGATGGCAACTATTACGAAATGCGCAACAATGCCATCAGTGACATGATGGAACCGGGCTCGACTTTCAAGACAGCTTCCATCATGGTGGCTCTTGAAGATGGAAAGATCACACCGGAAACAGAAGTAGACACCGGAAATGGTATTATGATGATGTATGGCAGCAAAATGAGAGATCATAACTGGCATCGCGGAGGATACGGGAAAATCAATGTAACACGTATTCTGGAAGTCTCATCCAATGTAGGTGTCTCCTATCTCATTGACAAACATTACAAAGATAATCCGCAGAAATATGTGGATGGTTTAAAGCGCATGAGCATCGACCAACCGCTACATCTACAAATTTCCGGCGAAGGAAAGCCTAACATCAAGGGACCGAAGGAAAGATACTTCGCAAAAACAACCCTGCCCTGGATGAGTATCGGATACGAAACACAGGTTCCGCCACTCAATATCCTGACTTTCTATAATGCCATTGCCAACAATGGTGTAATGATACGACCCAAATTCGTAAAGGCTGCGGTAAAAGACGGTGAAGTTATAGAAGAATATCCTACGGAAGTGATTAACCCGAAGATATGCTCTGACCGGACATTGACTCAGATACGTGATATTCTGGAAAAAGTGGTATCACAAGGATTAGCCAAACCAGCCGGAAGCAAACAATTTTCCGTAGCCGGCAAGACGGGTACAGCACAGGTATCACAAGGTACAGCAGGCTATAAAAACGGACGAGTGAATTATCTGGTAAGCTTTTGTGGCTATTTCCCGGCTGATGCTCCCAAGTATAGCTGTATCGTTTCCATACAGAAACCGGGACTTCCGGCATCAGGTGGTCTGATGGCAGGTAGTGTATTCGGAAAAATTGCAGAAAGAGTATATGCAAAGAATCTGCGGTTTGATATCCGCAGTGCAATAGACAGTACAAGCAATGTCATTCCTCCCGTAAAAGCCGGAGAAATGAATGAAGCCTTCCAGGTATTGAATAGTTTGAAAGTACCGGTACAGAAACAGTTCACGTCCAAGAAAGGACAAGAGGCTTGGGGACATACACAAGCAGCTCCCAATGCAGTTATTCTGCAAGGTAAAGACGGGGCCAACCCGGATCTTGTCCCCAGTGTTATTGGAATGGGAGCGAAGGATGCTGTGTACCTATTGGAGAGTAAAGGTCTGAAAGTCAAACTAAACGGTATCGGAAAAGTGAGAAATCAATCGATACCGGGCGGCAACCGTGTGGTAAAAGGACAGACGGTGACGTTAGCACTTCATTAG